A single Glycine soja cultivar W05 chromosome 14, ASM419377v2, whole genome shotgun sequence DNA region contains:
- the LOC114383738 gene encoding beta carbonic anhydrase 5, chloroplastic-like isoform X2, producing MVWSIRSRISSLLCSKAPLVGSYVYDSCWCLCFSAPTSSSIARPWPNFMDWVQMDRCRAAASLPLIKEQNGPSESNAALEFAVTTLQVENILVIGHSSCAGIEALMNMQEDVESGFIHPLETSHTSGLPMENLPNKGQKLPQLILALISNANSVRSYPWIEDRVRRELLSLHGGHYNFSNCSFEKWTLDFKECNVKEEEEEESSYVVKEQEFWC from the exons ATGGTTTGGTCAATTA GGTCCAGAATAAGTTCACTTCTCTGTTCAAAGGCACCTTTAGTGGGTTCATACGTCTATGACTCATGTTGGTGCTTATGCTTTTCTGCTCCAACCAGCTCCTCCATAGCAAGGCCTTGGCCAAACTTT ATGGATTGGGTACAAATGGACCGTTGCCGTGCAGCAGCATCGTTGCCTTTGATCAA AGAGCAGAATGGACCATCAGAAAGTAATGCTGCTCTTGAGTTTGCAGTAACTACTCTTCAG GTTGAGAATATATTAGTCATTGGTCATAGTAGCTGCGCTGGAATTGAAGCTTTGATGAATATGCAAGAAGATGTAGAATCAGG GTTCATTCATCCTCTAGAAACTTCACACACAAGTGGGTTGCCAATGGAAAACTTGCCAAACAAAGGACAAAAGCTGCCACAGCTCATCTTAGCTTTGATCAGCAATGCAAATTCTGTGAGAAG TTATCCTTGGATAGAAGATAGAGTAAGAAGAGAGTTGCTTTCTCTACATGGAGGGCATTATAATTTTTCCAATTGCTCGTTTGAGAAATGGACCCTTGATTTTAAAGAATGCAAtgttaaagaagaagaagaagaagaaagcagtTATGTTGTCAAAGAACAAGAATTCTGGTGCTGA
- the LOC114383738 gene encoding beta carbonic anhydrase 5, chloroplastic-like isoform X1 produces MVWSIRSRISSLLCSKAPLVGSYVYDSCWCLCFSAPTSSSIARPWPNFMDWVQMDRCRAAASLPLIKEQNGPSESNAALEFAVTTLQVENILVIGHSSCAGIEALMNMQEDVESGNFTHKWVANGKLAKQRTKAATAHLSFDQQCKFCEKESINQSLLNLLSYPWIEDRVRRELLSLHGGHYNFSNCSFEKWTLDFKECNVKEEEEEESSYVVKEQEFWC; encoded by the exons ATGGTTTGGTCAATTA GGTCCAGAATAAGTTCACTTCTCTGTTCAAAGGCACCTTTAGTGGGTTCATACGTCTATGACTCATGTTGGTGCTTATGCTTTTCTGCTCCAACCAGCTCCTCCATAGCAAGGCCTTGGCCAAACTTT ATGGATTGGGTACAAATGGACCGTTGCCGTGCAGCAGCATCGTTGCCTTTGATCAA AGAGCAGAATGGACCATCAGAAAGTAATGCTGCTCTTGAGTTTGCAGTAACTACTCTTCAG GTTGAGAATATATTAGTCATTGGTCATAGTAGCTGCGCTGGAATTGAAGCTTTGATGAATATGCAAGAAGATGTAGAATCAGG AAACTTCACACACAAGTGGGTTGCCAATGGAAAACTTGCCAAACAAAGGACAAAAGCTGCCACAGCTCATCTTAGCTTTGATCAGCAATGCAAATTCTGTGAGAAG GAATCTATTAACCAATCATTATTGAACTTGCTCAGTTATCCTTGGATAGAAGATAGAGTAAGAAGAGAGTTGCTTTCTCTACATGGAGGGCATTATAATTTTTCCAATTGCTCGTTTGAGAAATGGACCCTTGATTTTAAAGAATGCAAtgttaaagaagaagaagaagaagaaagcagtTATGTTGTCAAAGAACAAGAATTCTGGTGCTGA
- the LOC114383738 gene encoding beta carbonic anhydrase 5, chloroplastic-like isoform X3 yields MLVLMLFCSNQLLHSKALAKLYGLGTNGPLPCSSIVAFDQSMVIACADSRVCPSNILGFQPGEVFMIRNIANLVLVMKNGPSESNAALEFAVTTLQVENILVIGHSSCAGIEALMNMQEDVESGNFTHKWVANGKLAKQRTKAATAHLSFDQQCKFCEKESINQSLLNLLSYPWIEDRVRRELLSLHGGHYNFSNCSFEKWTLDFKECNVKEEEEEESSYVVKEQEFWC; encoded by the exons ATGTTGGTGCTTATGCTTTTCTGCTCCAACCAGCTCCTCCATAGCAAGGCCTTGGCCAAACTTT ATGGATTGGGTACAAATGGACCGTTGCCGTGCAGCAGCATCGTTGCCTTTGATCAA TCTATGGTAATTGCTTGTGCAGACTCTAGGGTATGCCCCTCTAACATATTAGGATTCCAACCTGGAGAAGTCTTTATGATACGTAACATTGCCAATCTTGTACTTGTTATGAAG AATGGACCATCAGAAAGTAATGCTGCTCTTGAGTTTGCAGTAACTACTCTTCAG GTTGAGAATATATTAGTCATTGGTCATAGTAGCTGCGCTGGAATTGAAGCTTTGATGAATATGCAAGAAGATGTAGAATCAGG AAACTTCACACACAAGTGGGTTGCCAATGGAAAACTTGCCAAACAAAGGACAAAAGCTGCCACAGCTCATCTTAGCTTTGATCAGCAATGCAAATTCTGTGAGAAG GAATCTATTAACCAATCATTATTGAACTTGCTCAGTTATCCTTGGATAGAAGATAGAGTAAGAAGAGAGTTGCTTTCTCTACATGGAGGGCATTATAATTTTTCCAATTGCTCGTTTGAGAAATGGACCCTTGATTTTAAAGAATGCAAtgttaaagaagaagaagaagaagaaagcagtTATGTTGTCAAAGAACAAGAATTCTGGTGCTGA
- the LOC114384627 gene encoding transcription factor bHLH30-like — MVPFRRFYGFERWLDHHAAHSPMELNAARSKTERKSTEACKSHREAERRRRQRINSHLSTLRSLLPNAAKSDKASLLGEVVEHVKRLRKQADDVARGDSSSSSRSAQPGSVRSEAWPFPGECDEATVSFCDGGEPKRVKATVCCEDRAGLNRDVGQVIRSVRAKPVRAETMTVGGRTKSVVVVEWEKEEEVGALERALRAVVENRALVGFGMGQVFVGQKRGRDCCEVDSDFLLRNGSFC, encoded by the exons ATGGTCCCGTTTCGGAGATTCTACGGCTTCGAGCGCTGGCTGGACCACCACGCTGCCCACTCTCCGATGGAGTTGAACGCTGCCAGATCCAAAACGGAGCGGAAATCAACGGAAGCGTGCAAGAGTCACAGGGAAGCTGAGAGGAGACGCAGGCAGAGAATCAACTCTCACCTCTCCACCTTACGTTCCCTCCTTCCTAACGCCGCCAAG TCGGACAAGGCGTCGTTGCTGGGGGAAGTGGTGGAGCACGTGAAGCGGCTGAGGAAGCAGGCCGATGACGTGGCGCGCGGGGACTCGTCGTCCTCCTCGAGAAGCGCTCAGCCGGGTTCGGTCCGGTCGGAGGCGTGGCCGTTTCCGGGAGAGTGCGACGAGGCGACGGTGAGTTTCTGCGACGGCGGCGAACCGAAACGGGTGAAGGCGACGGTGTGCTGCGAGGACCGGGCCGGTCTGAACCGGGATGTGGGGCAGGTGATCCGGTCGGTTCGGGCAAAACCGGTTCGCGCGGAGACGATGACGGTTGGGGGAAGAACGAAGAGTGTTGTGGTGGTGGAGTGGGAAAAGGAAGAGGAGGTTGGGGCGCTGGAACGGGCTTTGAGGGCTGTGGTGGAGAATCGGGCTTTGGTGGGCTTTGGAATGGGCCAAGTCTTTGTGGGCCAGAAACGGGGTAGGGATTGTTGTGAGGTCGACTCTGACTTCTTGCTGAGGAATGGGAGCTTCTGCTAA